GCCAGCTGCTTGAAGCCGGCGTCCACTTCGGCCACCAGACTCACCGCTGGAACCCGAAGATGAAGCCGTTCATTTTCGGCGCACGCAACAACCTTCACATTCTCGATCTCGGCCAGACCGTTCCAATGCTCAATCAGGCATTGAAGCTGGTTTCCGATACCGTGTCCAAGGGCGGCCGCGTTCTGTTCGTCGGCACCAAGCGCCAGGCTTCGGAAATCGTTGCCGATGCTGCTTCGCGTTCGGCACAGTACTACGTGAACGCCCGTTGGCTCGGCGGCATGCTGACCAACTGGAAGACGATTTCGCATTCGATCCAGCGTCTGCGCAAGCTCGACGAAATCCTTCAGGCCGAAGCTTCGGGCTTCACCAAGAAGGAACGCCTCAACCTCGAGCGTGAGCGCGAAAAGCTTGACCGCGCCCTTGGCGGTATCCGCGACATGGGTGGCACGCCCGACCTGATGTTCGTCATCGACACCAACAAGGAAGGCATTGCCATCCAGGAAGCCAAGCGCCTTGGCATTCCGGTTGTCGCGATCATCGATTCCAACTGCGATCCCGACGTTGTCGATTACCCGATTCCGGGCAATGACGACGCCAGCCGCGCCATTTCGCTCTATTGCGATCTGATCAGCCGCGCATGCATCGACGGCATTGCTCGC
The DNA window shown above is from Hoeflea phototrophica DFL-43 and carries:
- the rpsB gene encoding 30S ribosomal protein S2, coding for MALPDFTMRQLLEAGVHFGHQTHRWNPKMKPFIFGARNNLHILDLGQTVPMLNQALKLVSDTVSKGGRVLFVGTKRQASEIVADAASRSAQYYVNARWLGGMLTNWKTISHSIQRLRKLDEILQAEASGFTKKERLNLEREREKLDRALGGIRDMGGTPDLMFVIDTNKEGIAIQEAKRLGIPVVAIIDSNCDPDVVDYPIPGNDDASRAISLYCDLISRACIDGIARQQGASGVDLGAMDAPVEPALEETAVEAPAAEAPAVEEPAQA